A window of Pseudomonadota bacterium contains these coding sequences:
- a CDS encoding KpsF/GutQ family sugar-phosphate isomerase: MDTADPPNDAHILHLARQVLEIEADAVSALIGRVGEQFVRACRLCLACEGHLIVIGMGKSGHIARKIAATLASTGSPAFFVHPAEAQHGDLGMVTSSDVLIMLSNSGETAEILGLLPLFKRMGVPTIVMTGKPASTIAKHSDAVLDVSVAAEACPLNLAPTASTTATLAMGDALAVTLLEARGFTSEDFARTHPAGTLGRRLLLRVGDIMHTGEAIPRVRLGTTLRDALLVVTEKGLGLTTVLDADGTLVGVFTDGDLRRALDKRVDPHATAIEDVMTASPKHITDDMLASEAVLLMQRHRITALLVNDGTGQLVGVLSIHDLMRAGVV, translated from the coding sequence ATGGACACCGCCGACCCACCTAACGACGCACATATCCTGCACCTGGCGCGCCAGGTATTGGAGATCGAGGCCGACGCCGTGTCCGCCTTGATCGGTCGCGTCGGCGAGCAATTCGTACGCGCCTGTCGCCTGTGCCTGGCGTGTGAGGGCCACCTGATCGTCATCGGCATGGGCAAATCCGGTCACATCGCGCGCAAGATCGCGGCCACCCTGGCGAGCACAGGCAGCCCCGCCTTCTTCGTACACCCGGCGGAAGCCCAGCACGGCGATCTCGGCATGGTGACGTCCTCCGACGTGCTCATCATGTTGTCCAACTCCGGCGAGACGGCAGAGATCCTGGGCCTGCTACCGCTGTTCAAACGCATGGGAGTACCCACGATCGTGATGACTGGCAAGCCCGCCAGCACCATCGCCAAACACAGCGACGCGGTGCTGGACGTGAGCGTCGCTGCCGAGGCTTGCCCGCTGAATCTCGCGCCGACAGCGAGCACGACGGCCACCCTCGCGATGGGCGACGCCCTCGCCGTGACCCTGCTCGAAGCACGCGGCTTCACCAGCGAAGACTTCGCCCGCACCCACCCCGCCGGCACCCTGGGGCGGCGCCTGCTGCTGCGCGTGGGCGATATCATGCACACGGGCGAGGCGATCCCGCGGGTGCGCCTTGGCACCACCTTGCGCGATGCCCTGTTGGTGGTGACGGAGAAGGGCCTGGGCTTGACCACCGTGCTCGACGCCGACGGCACCCTGGTGGGAGTCTTTACCGACGGTGACCTGCGCCGCGCGCTGGACAAGCGCGTGGATCCGCACGCCACGGCGATCGAGGACGTGATGACCGCATCACCCAAACACATCACCGATGACATGCTGGCCAGTGAAGCGGTGCTGCTGATGCAACGCCACCGGATCACCGCCCTGCTGGTGAACGATGGCACCGGTCAGCTGGTCGGAGT